In a genomic window of Amphiprion ocellaris isolate individual 3 ecotype Okinawa chromosome 13, ASM2253959v1, whole genome shotgun sequence:
- the LOC111580477 gene encoding heterogeneous nuclear ribonucleoprotein A0-like, translated as MTAKLCKLFVGGLNVETTEDGLRKYFEQFGALSDCVVVMNQQLGRSRCFGFITYSTPEEADAAMAAKPHVVEGNNVELKRAIAREDANNPDILANVKKIFVGGVKDHIEADNLTEYFSQFGVVEKAEIISDKQTGRKRGFGFVFFEDTDSATKAVLTKYHTINGNKVEVKKALTKQEMSTGGRGGRGRGRGMQNYGGGRGGGGYGGGYGGNYGGGYGYGGGYNGGGGGYGGYGGGYDEYDNQMGGGYSNGDFGDGYGQQHSNYGAVKGGNYSYRSGAPYNRGGGGGGYGRGGGGFSGGY; from the coding sequence ATGACGGCCAAACTTTGCAAGCTTTTTGTCGGGGGACTGAACGTGGAGACCACGGAAGATGGCCTCCGCAAGTATTTCGAACAGTTCGGGGCGCTCAGCGACTGCGTGGTGGTGATGAACCAGCAACTCGGCCGGTCCCGCTGCTTCGGCTTCATCACCTACTCGACGCCGGAGGAGGCCGACGCAGCAATGGCGGCTAAGCCACATGTCGTCGAAGGCAACAACGTGGAACTGAAGAGGGCCATAGCACGAGAAGACGCCAACAACCCGGACATCCTCGCCAACGTTAAGAAAATTTTCGTCGGAGGCGTCAAAGACCACATCGAGGCGGACAACCTGACCGAGTACTTCTCCCAGTTCGGCGTGGTGGAGAAGGCCGAGATCATCTCTGACAAGCAGACCGGCAGGAAGAGAGGCTTCGGCTTTGTCTTCTTCGAGGACACCGACTCAGCCACCAAAGCGGTGCTGACCAAATACCACACCATCAACGGGAACAAGGTGGAGGTGAAGAAAGCTCTGACCAAGCAGGAGATGTCCACCGGCGGCCGGGGAGGAAGAGGTCGAGGGAGAGGGATGCAGAACTATGGCGGCGGAAGAGGAGGCGGCGGCTACGGAGGAGGCTATGGCGGCAATTACGGAGGCGGCTACGGCTATGGCGGGGGTTACAACGGTGGTGGAGGAGGCTACGGCGGCTACGGTGGGGGATACGACGAATACGACAACCAGATGGGGGGAGGCTACAGTAACGGTGACTTTGGCGACGGCTATGGACAGCAACACTCTAATTATGGAGCCGTGAAGGGGGGCAACTATTCCTATAGGAGCGGGGCTCCTTACAACAGAGGCGGCGGCGGAGGAGGATACGGCAGGGGTGGTGGCGGCTTCAGCGGAGGCTATTAG
- the LOC111580474 gene encoding heterogeneous nuclear ribonucleoprotein A0-like: protein MSDQLCKLFVGGLNVDTDDDGLRKHFEQYGTLTDCVVVVNKQLQRSRCFGFVTYSTPEEADAAMAARPHTVDGNAVEVKRAVAREDANKPEALAKVKKIFVGGLKDDIEEEHLTEYFSQYGQIEKAEVISEKETGKKRGFGFVYFTDHDAADKAVVVKFHTVNGHKVEVKKALTKQEMQAANRTGMAPRGRPGRGMRGNQNGYGRDYGGNYNYGNGGGYNCGGYGGYGGPYGGYSDQGSGYGGGNGYNEFGSGYGQHSSAYGPMKGPFGGQRSGAPYTRGGGGGYPRGGYGGGY from the coding sequence ATGAGTGACCAGCTTTGTAAACTTTTCGTCGGTGGACTCAACGTGGACACCGACGACGATGGCCTGCGCAAGCATTTTGAGCAGTACGGTACCCTCACCGACTGCGTTGTCGTCGTGAACAAGCAGCTGCAGCGGTCCCGCTGCTTCGGCTTTGTAACCTACTCCACACCAGAGGAGGCCGACGCTGCAATGGCGGCTAGGCCGCACACCGTCGACGGCAACGCGGTCGAGGTAAAGCGAGCTGTGGCCAGAGAAGACGCCAACAAGCCCGAGGCCCTCGCTAAGGTGAAGAAAATCTTCGTTGGCGGCCTGAAAGACGACATTGAAGAAGAACATCTGACCGAATACTTCTCTCAATACGGTCAAATCGAGAAGGCCGAAGTCATCTCGGAGAAGGAGACCGGAAAGAAACGGGGCTTCGGCTTTGTGTACTTCACCGACCACGACGCAGCCGATAAGGCGGTTGTGGTCAAATTCCACACCGTCAATGGACACAAGGTTGAGGTAAAGAAAGCTCTGACCAAGCAAGAGATGCAGGCAGCCAACAGAACCGGTATGGCGCCGAGGGGAAGGCCTGGTAGAGGCATGAGGGGAAATCAAAATGGCTACGGCAGGGATTATGGCGGAAACTACAACTACGGAAATGGCGGAGGCTACAACTGTGGCGGATACGGAGGGTACGGCGGACCCTATGGGGGCTACAGTGACCAGGGAAGCGGCTATGGCGGTGGAAACGGCTACAACGAGTTTGGAAGCGGCTATGGCCAGCACTCTTCTGCATATGGCCCCATGAAAGGGCCTTTCGGCGGCCAGAGGAGCGGTGCTCCGTACACCAGAGGCGGCGGTGGTGGCTACCCGAGGGGGGGCTACGGCGGCGGCTACTAG
- the klhl3 gene encoding kelch-like protein 3 isoform X2: MPAVVSDSGRMDGVSLGLVATPASPHPNCTTESEEDTVNGGMHTFNQTHMRKAFQLMNDLRSKKMLCDVQLVAGSVEVPAHRVVLASCSPYFCAMFTGDMSESKAHQVEIREVDGPTLRKLVDYIYTTEIEVTEDNVQVLLPAASLLQLMDVRQVCCEFLQSQLHPTNCLGIRAFADLHTCTQLLNQAHAYAEQHFTEVVQGEEFLGLSLQQVCSLISSDKLTVSTEEKVFEAMISWIKHNKPARLEHMPKLMEHVRLPLLSRDYLVQIVEEEALIKNNNTCKDFLIEAMKYHLLPADQRHLIKNDRTRPRTPISIPKVMIVVGGQAPKAICSVECYDFQEDRWYQVADLPSRRCRAGVVSMGGRVYAVGGFNSSLRERTVDVYDGVRDQWSAVASMQERRSTLGAAVLGDLLYAVGGFNGSIGLSTVETYNHKTNEWIYVASMNTRRSSVGVGVVDGKLYAVGGYDGASRQCLSTVEEYDPVSDQWCYVADMSTRRSGAGVGVLGGQLYAAGGHDGPLVRKSVEVYDPQTNSWRLVCDMNMCRRNAGVCAINGLLYVIGGDDGSCNLSSVEFYNPATDKWSLIPTNMSNGRSYAGVAVIDKPL, encoded by the exons ATGCCCGCCGTGGTGTCTGACTCCGGGAGGATGGACGGTGTGTCGTTGGG TCTGGTGGCCACACCGGCATCACCGCATCCAAACTGCACCACAGAATCAGAGGAGGACACGGTGAATGGAGGGATGCACACCTTCAACCAGACCCACATGAGGAAAGCGTTTCAGCTGATGAACGACCTGAGAAg TAAAAAGATGCTGTGTGACGTCCAGCTGGTGGCAGGGAGCGTGGAAGTGCCAGCTCACAGGGTGGTCTTAGCGTCCTGTAGCCCCTACTTCTGTGCCATGttcacag GTGATATGAGCGAGAGCAAAGCCCATCAGGTGGAGATCAGAGAAGTGGACGGTCCGACCCTGAGAAAACTGGTCGactacatttacacaactgagATCGAGGTCACGGAAGACAATGTCCAG GTTCTGCTGCCTGCTGCCAGTCTCCTCCAGCTGATGGATGTTCGTCAGGTTTGTTGTGAATTCCTGCAGTCTCAGCTTCACCCCACCAACTGTCTGGGCATCCGAGCCTTCGCTGacctgcacacatgcacacagcttCTCAACCAGGCCCACGCATACGCTG AGCAGCATTTCACTGAGGTGGTGCAGGGTGAGGAGTTTCTGGGTCTTTCTCTACAGCAGGTGTGCAGCCTCATCTCCAGTGACAAACTCACTGTCTCTACTGAGGAAAAG GTGTTTGAGGCAATGATATCTTGGATCAAACACAATAAGCCAGCTCGCCTGGAGCACATGCCCAAACTAATGGAGCATGTCAGACTTCCACTACTGTCCAGAGATTACCTGGTGCAG ATTGTTGAGGAGGAAGCTTTGATAAAGAACAACAACACCTGCAAAGATTTTCTCATAGAAGCAATGAAGTATCACCTGCTGCCGGCTGACCAGCGGCACCTCATCAAGAATGACAGGACACGACCACGAACTCCGATCAGCATCCCAAAG GTGATGATTGTGGTGGGTGGTCAGGCTCCGAAGGCCATCTGCAGTGTGGAGTGTTACGACTTCCAGGAAGATCGCTGGTACCAAGTAGCAGACTTGCCCTCAAGACGCTGCCGAGCAG GTGTGGTTTCTATGGGAGGGCGAGTGTATGCAGTCGGAGGCTTCAACAGTTCGCTGCGGGAGCGAACGGTGGACGTGTACGACGGAGTCAGAGACCAGTGGAGTGCAGTGGCCAGCATGCAGGAGAGACGCAGCACACTGGGAGCTGCTGTGTTGGGGGATTTACTGTATGCTGTGGGAGGCTTTAACGGAAGCATAG GTTTGTCCACAGTGGAGACGTATAACCATAAAACCAATGAGTGGATCTACGTGGCCTCCATGAACACACGACGCAGCAGTGTGGGTGTAGGGGTGGTGGATG GTAAGCTGTACGCGGTAGGAGGTTATGACGGAGCCTCACGTCAGTGTCTCAGTACCGTGGAAGAGTACGACCCGGTGTCTGATCAGTGGTGTTATGTGGCCGACATGAGCACACGTCGAAGTGGAGCAg GTGTGGGTGTGTTGGGCGGTCAGCTGTATGCAGCAGGTGGACACGACGGTCCTCTGGTGAGGAAGAGCGTTGAGGTGTACGACCCACAGACCAACAGCTGGAGACTGGTGTGCGACATGAACATGTGTCGACGAAACGCAG GTGTCTGTGCCATTAACGGGCTGCTGTACGTGATCGGAGGAGACGACGGGTCCTGTAACCTTTCCTCTGTAGAGTTTTATAACCCAGCCACAGACAAGTGGAGCCTCATTCCCACCAACATGAGCAACGGACGCAGCTATGCTG GAGTAGCAGTGATTGACAAGCCGCTATGA
- the klhl3 gene encoding kelch-like protein 3 isoform X1 — translation MPAVVSDSGRMDGVSLGHCLSCLTSLVATPASPHPNCTTESEEDTVNGGMHTFNQTHMRKAFQLMNDLRSKKMLCDVQLVAGSVEVPAHRVVLASCSPYFCAMFTGDMSESKAHQVEIREVDGPTLRKLVDYIYTTEIEVTEDNVQVLLPAASLLQLMDVRQVCCEFLQSQLHPTNCLGIRAFADLHTCTQLLNQAHAYAEQHFTEVVQGEEFLGLSLQQVCSLISSDKLTVSTEEKVFEAMISWIKHNKPARLEHMPKLMEHVRLPLLSRDYLVQIVEEEALIKNNNTCKDFLIEAMKYHLLPADQRHLIKNDRTRPRTPISIPKVMIVVGGQAPKAICSVECYDFQEDRWYQVADLPSRRCRAGVVSMGGRVYAVGGFNSSLRERTVDVYDGVRDQWSAVASMQERRSTLGAAVLGDLLYAVGGFNGSIGLSTVETYNHKTNEWIYVASMNTRRSSVGVGVVDGKLYAVGGYDGASRQCLSTVEEYDPVSDQWCYVADMSTRRSGAGVGVLGGQLYAAGGHDGPLVRKSVEVYDPQTNSWRLVCDMNMCRRNAGVCAINGLLYVIGGDDGSCNLSSVEFYNPATDKWSLIPTNMSNGRSYAGVAVIDKPL, via the exons ATGCCCGCCGTGGTGTCTGACTCCGGGAGGATGGACGGTGTGTCGTTGGG ACACTGCCTCTCATGTCTTACCAGTCTGGTGGCCACACCGGCATCACCGCATCCAAACTGCACCACAGAATCAGAGGAGGACACGGTGAATGGAGGGATGCACACCTTCAACCAGACCCACATGAGGAAAGCGTTTCAGCTGATGAACGACCTGAGAAg TAAAAAGATGCTGTGTGACGTCCAGCTGGTGGCAGGGAGCGTGGAAGTGCCAGCTCACAGGGTGGTCTTAGCGTCCTGTAGCCCCTACTTCTGTGCCATGttcacag GTGATATGAGCGAGAGCAAAGCCCATCAGGTGGAGATCAGAGAAGTGGACGGTCCGACCCTGAGAAAACTGGTCGactacatttacacaactgagATCGAGGTCACGGAAGACAATGTCCAG GTTCTGCTGCCTGCTGCCAGTCTCCTCCAGCTGATGGATGTTCGTCAGGTTTGTTGTGAATTCCTGCAGTCTCAGCTTCACCCCACCAACTGTCTGGGCATCCGAGCCTTCGCTGacctgcacacatgcacacagcttCTCAACCAGGCCCACGCATACGCTG AGCAGCATTTCACTGAGGTGGTGCAGGGTGAGGAGTTTCTGGGTCTTTCTCTACAGCAGGTGTGCAGCCTCATCTCCAGTGACAAACTCACTGTCTCTACTGAGGAAAAG GTGTTTGAGGCAATGATATCTTGGATCAAACACAATAAGCCAGCTCGCCTGGAGCACATGCCCAAACTAATGGAGCATGTCAGACTTCCACTACTGTCCAGAGATTACCTGGTGCAG ATTGTTGAGGAGGAAGCTTTGATAAAGAACAACAACACCTGCAAAGATTTTCTCATAGAAGCAATGAAGTATCACCTGCTGCCGGCTGACCAGCGGCACCTCATCAAGAATGACAGGACACGACCACGAACTCCGATCAGCATCCCAAAG GTGATGATTGTGGTGGGTGGTCAGGCTCCGAAGGCCATCTGCAGTGTGGAGTGTTACGACTTCCAGGAAGATCGCTGGTACCAAGTAGCAGACTTGCCCTCAAGACGCTGCCGAGCAG GTGTGGTTTCTATGGGAGGGCGAGTGTATGCAGTCGGAGGCTTCAACAGTTCGCTGCGGGAGCGAACGGTGGACGTGTACGACGGAGTCAGAGACCAGTGGAGTGCAGTGGCCAGCATGCAGGAGAGACGCAGCACACTGGGAGCTGCTGTGTTGGGGGATTTACTGTATGCTGTGGGAGGCTTTAACGGAAGCATAG GTTTGTCCACAGTGGAGACGTATAACCATAAAACCAATGAGTGGATCTACGTGGCCTCCATGAACACACGACGCAGCAGTGTGGGTGTAGGGGTGGTGGATG GTAAGCTGTACGCGGTAGGAGGTTATGACGGAGCCTCACGTCAGTGTCTCAGTACCGTGGAAGAGTACGACCCGGTGTCTGATCAGTGGTGTTATGTGGCCGACATGAGCACACGTCGAAGTGGAGCAg GTGTGGGTGTGTTGGGCGGTCAGCTGTATGCAGCAGGTGGACACGACGGTCCTCTGGTGAGGAAGAGCGTTGAGGTGTACGACCCACAGACCAACAGCTGGAGACTGGTGTGCGACATGAACATGTGTCGACGAAACGCAG GTGTCTGTGCCATTAACGGGCTGCTGTACGTGATCGGAGGAGACGACGGGTCCTGTAACCTTTCCTCTGTAGAGTTTTATAACCCAGCCACAGACAAGTGGAGCCTCATTCCCACCAACATGAGCAACGGACGCAGCTATGCTG GAGTAGCAGTGATTGACAAGCCGCTATGA